A region of Microbacterium suwonense DNA encodes the following proteins:
- a CDS encoding aldehyde dehydrogenase family protein gives MMTQPTTATTDAGLDDLERSALDADISVLQQGALSWANLTVTQRLTLLRALRTSVTATIDDWANTAADSKRLRAGHPLRGEEWLSGPYSVLGAIDAYADTLGRLTEGRSALDGVNIGRAPGGRTRIDAFPLTGIDRFLLSGFSGEVWLSPGITPNTARAAAGLAQLTPSASGGVGLVLGAGNITSIPVLDVMYELLAHNRVVLLKVNPTQDALVPVYERALAPLIEPGFLRIVRGGPAVGAHLTAHPDLVHVHITGSAATFDAIVWGPSGTASQASATRRRRRENRPKLKKPITAELGGVSPIIVVPGEWTDADLTHQAEHIATMRLQNCGHNCIAGQVVIMSSDWPQAEQFRAALRRAYATAPERPIWYPGSPQRMAQAGEDYPDALVLADRLLVELDAGQDATAIESTEYFAPVLGVVQLPGTGQAFLDAAVAHANDELQGTLGANLLIDPVTERSLGTGFERAIAELRYGSIAINAWTAFGFIIPTLTWGRSPATRSTRSAAASAWCTTRCCWTAWSARWCAARSGRSRGHCRCPTAAGGSRSCPSPRGSSPPAPAPR, from the coding sequence ATGATGACTCAGCCCACCACCGCGACGACGGATGCCGGACTCGACGACCTCGAACGCAGCGCACTCGATGCGGACATCTCGGTGCTGCAGCAGGGTGCGCTCAGCTGGGCGAACCTGACCGTCACCCAACGGCTGACCCTGCTGCGAGCGCTGCGGACGAGCGTGACCGCCACCATCGATGACTGGGCGAACACCGCCGCAGATTCCAAGCGGCTCCGCGCGGGGCACCCGCTGCGCGGGGAGGAGTGGCTGAGCGGCCCGTATTCGGTGCTCGGTGCGATCGACGCCTACGCCGACACGCTAGGCAGGCTCACCGAAGGGCGCAGTGCGCTCGACGGCGTGAACATCGGCCGGGCTCCCGGCGGGCGCACCCGGATCGACGCCTTCCCCCTCACCGGCATCGACAGGTTCCTGCTGTCCGGGTTCAGCGGAGAGGTGTGGCTGTCTCCGGGGATCACGCCGAACACGGCGCGAGCGGCCGCCGGTCTCGCGCAGCTGACGCCCTCGGCATCCGGTGGCGTCGGGCTGGTGCTGGGCGCCGGCAACATCACCTCGATCCCGGTGCTCGACGTGATGTACGAGCTGCTCGCGCACAACCGCGTGGTGTTGCTGAAGGTCAACCCCACGCAGGACGCACTGGTGCCGGTGTACGAGCGCGCACTGGCCCCGCTGATCGAACCGGGGTTCCTGCGCATCGTGCGCGGCGGTCCGGCGGTGGGCGCGCACCTGACCGCCCATCCCGACTTGGTGCACGTGCACATCACCGGCTCGGCCGCCACCTTCGACGCGATCGTGTGGGGCCCGTCGGGCACGGCATCCCAGGCGTCGGCGACCAGACGCCGGCGACGCGAGAACCGCCCGAAGCTGAAGAAGCCGATCACCGCCGAGCTCGGCGGCGTCTCACCCATCATCGTCGTGCCCGGCGAGTGGACGGATGCCGACCTGACCCATCAGGCCGAGCACATCGCGACGATGCGACTGCAGAACTGCGGGCACAACTGCATCGCCGGTCAGGTTGTGATCATGTCATCCGACTGGCCGCAGGCCGAGCAGTTCCGTGCGGCGCTGCGCCGCGCCTACGCGACTGCTCCCGAGCGCCCGATCTGGTACCCGGGGTCGCCGCAGAGGATGGCGCAGGCGGGCGAGGACTATCCTGACGCGCTGGTGCTCGCCGACCGCCTGCTGGTCGAGCTCGACGCGGGGCAGGATGCCACAGCGATCGAGAGCACCGAGTACTTCGCGCCCGTGCTGGGCGTGGTGCAGCTCCCGGGCACCGGGCAGGCGTTCCTGGATGCCGCCGTCGCGCATGCGAACGACGAGCTGCAGGGCACTCTCGGCGCGAACCTGCTCATCGATCCGGTGACGGAGCGCTCGCTGGGGACCGGGTTCGAGCGGGCCATCGCCGAGCTGCGCTATGGGTCGATCGCGATCAATGCGTGGACGGCGTTCGGTTTCATCATCCCGACCCTCACCTGGGGGCGTTCCCCGGCAACACGATCGACGAGGTCGGCAGCGGCATCGGCGTGGTGCACAACGCGCTGCTGCTGGACGGCGTGGAGCGCTCGGTGGTGCGCGGCCCGTTCCGGCCGTTCCCGCGGTCACTGCCGGTGTCCAACGGCGGCGGGCGGTTCACGATCCTGCCCAAGCCCCCGTGGTTCGTCTCCGCCCGCACCGGCGCCACGGTGA
- the pip gene encoding prolyl aminopeptidase, protein MELDGLYPPIEPYETGDLLVGDGNRIHWEQSGNPDGKPVVFLHGGPGGGTSPWQRRFFDPEVYRIVLFDQRGCGRSTPHASEPDADLRFNTTWHLVADMELLRKNLGIQTWQVFGGSWGSALALAYAQSHPDAVSELVLRGIFTLRSHELEWFYEGGAAALFPDVWADYEAVIPPLERGRMIEAYHRRLFDPDPAVHVPAAVAWTKWEVSTITLRPDAELVAEATEAEHATAFARIENHYFVNRGWLDEGQLIANVGVIRDIPAVIVQGRYDACTPMMTAWDLHTAWPEAELVVVDDAGHSASEPGIARALRAATDRFAQA, encoded by the coding sequence ATGGAACTTGACGGACTGTATCCGCCTATAGAGCCGTACGAGACGGGTGATCTGCTCGTCGGGGACGGCAACCGCATCCACTGGGAGCAGAGCGGGAATCCCGACGGCAAGCCCGTCGTCTTCCTGCACGGCGGGCCCGGCGGCGGCACGTCGCCCTGGCAGCGGCGGTTCTTCGATCCCGAGGTCTACCGGATCGTGCTGTTCGACCAGCGCGGATGCGGTCGCAGCACCCCGCACGCCAGCGAGCCGGATGCCGACCTGCGCTTCAACACGACCTGGCACCTGGTCGCCGACATGGAGCTGCTGCGCAAGAACCTCGGCATCCAGACCTGGCAGGTTTTCGGGGGATCCTGGGGCAGCGCGCTCGCACTGGCGTACGCGCAATCGCATCCGGATGCCGTCAGCGAACTCGTGCTGCGCGGCATCTTCACCCTGCGCAGTCACGAGCTGGAGTGGTTCTACGAGGGCGGGGCCGCGGCACTGTTCCCGGACGTGTGGGCGGACTATGAGGCGGTGATCCCGCCGCTGGAGCGCGGCCGGATGATCGAGGCCTACCACCGTCGTCTCTTCGATCCCGACCCCGCCGTGCACGTGCCGGCCGCGGTCGCATGGACGAAGTGGGAGGTGTCGACGATCACGCTGCGACCGGATGCCGAGCTCGTCGCCGAGGCGACGGAAGCCGAGCACGCCACGGCTTTCGCGCGCATCGAGAACCACTACTTCGTCAACCGCGGCTGGCTCGACGAGGGCCAGCTGATCGCGAACGTCGGGGTGATCCGCGACATCCCCGCCGTCATCGTGCAGGGGCGCTATGACGCGTGCACGCCGATGATGACCGCCTGGGATCTGCACACCGCGTGGCCCGAGGCAGAGCTGGTGGTCGTCGACGATGCCGGCCACTCGGCATCCGAGCCGGGCATCGCCCGTGCGCTGCGCGCCGCCACCGACCGCTTCGCGCAGGCCTGA
- the ypfJ gene encoding KPN_02809 family neutral zinc metallopeptidase, translating into MTFNPNADISGNTTRRRGRGAVIAGGGVGVVAILALIIGPMLGVDLSGLVGGVPGGGDQPAATGEDTLADCRTGTDANTRDDCRMAGAEIMLNDYWADHVDGYVKPNMTVVDGQTPTQCGTASNAVGPFYCPPEQGVYIDPTFFQLMQQQFGASAGELAQLYIVGHEWGHHIQNLTGVMDRYPNNGTGPESNSVRTELQADCYAGAWLGDATELTDDNGVRYLQPYTEDQLADAVNAAYTVGDDHIQEQSGFVNPESFTHGTSEQRKYWFANGYKNGLGVCDTFAPGVKL; encoded by the coding sequence ATGACCTTCAATCCGAACGCCGACATCTCCGGCAACACCACCCGTCGTCGTGGCCGCGGCGCCGTGATCGCCGGCGGCGGCGTGGGAGTGGTCGCCATCCTCGCCCTCATCATCGGACCGATGCTCGGCGTCGATCTGTCCGGGCTGGTCGGGGGCGTGCCGGGCGGCGGCGACCAGCCGGCGGCGACCGGCGAGGACACGCTTGCGGACTGCAGGACCGGCACGGATGCCAACACCCGCGACGACTGCCGGATGGCCGGTGCCGAAATCATGCTCAACGACTACTGGGCCGACCACGTCGACGGCTACGTGAAGCCGAATATGACCGTCGTCGACGGGCAGACGCCCACGCAGTGCGGCACGGCCTCCAACGCCGTCGGGCCCTTCTACTGCCCGCCCGAGCAGGGTGTGTACATCGACCCGACCTTCTTCCAGCTCATGCAGCAGCAGTTCGGGGCTTCTGCCGGCGAGCTCGCGCAGCTGTACATCGTCGGGCACGAATGGGGCCACCACATCCAGAACCTCACCGGAGTGATGGACAGATACCCGAACAACGGCACCGGTCCCGAGAGCAACAGCGTGCGCACCGAGCTGCAGGCCGACTGCTACGCGGGCGCGTGGCTGGGTGATGCCACTGAGCTCACCGACGACAACGGCGTGCGATACCTGCAGCCGTACACCGAGGATCAGCTGGCGGATGCCGTGAACGCCGCCTACACCGTCGGCGACGACCACATTCAGGAGCAGTCCGGCTTCGTCAATCCGGAGAGCTTCACGCACGGCACCAGCGAGCAGCGCAAGTACTGGTTCGCGAATGGCTACAAGAACGGGCTGGGCGTCTGCGACACCTTCGCCCCCGGCGTGAAGCTCTAG
- a CDS encoding recombinase family protein, with amino-acid sequence MSDVTNANDPGPDIAMTSPLHLPHAAASCPKCLANADHDWWSARPEGTRLVGLVVSREGMPSVTQQREDLTRFGVPIEGFRHPAPEILESWGDRLARLIETLQRGDVLVVANVHALGRDLDEETRTVAELRRRGIMVKVLSHDARHLADTGR; translated from the coding sequence ATGAGCGATGTGACGAATGCGAACGACCCCGGTCCGGATATCGCCATGACGAGCCCGCTGCACCTGCCGCACGCCGCCGCGTCGTGCCCGAAGTGTCTAGCCAACGCCGATCACGACTGGTGGTCGGCACGGCCCGAGGGCACCCGCCTGGTCGGTCTGGTCGTGTCGCGGGAGGGGATGCCGTCGGTCACCCAGCAGCGCGAGGACCTCACCCGGTTCGGCGTGCCGATCGAGGGCTTCCGGCATCCGGCCCCCGAGATCCTGGAGAGCTGGGGCGACCGACTGGCCCGCCTGATCGAGACGCTGCAGCGCGGCGACGTGCTGGTCGTGGCGAACGTCCACGCGCTGGGACGCGACCTGGACGAGGAGACCCGCACCGTCGCCGAACTGCGCCGCCGCGGGATCATGGTCAAGGTGCTCAGCCATGACGCCAGGCACCTGGCGGACACCGGTCGCTGA
- a CDS encoding DJ-1/PfpI family protein: MAEKILIITGDAAETLEVYYPYHRLQEAGYEVHIGAPEKRKLQFVVHDFVDGFDTYTEKPGHTCDADVALADVDPDDYVAVVVPGGRAPEYLRNNADAQRLVRHFFEKNAPVAATCHGPLLLAASGVLEGRTSSAYPELAVDVTTAGGVFENGGAVVDGNLVTARAWPDNGTWMKAFLEVLQSA, from the coding sequence ATGGCCGAGAAGATCCTGATCATCACCGGCGACGCCGCCGAGACCCTCGAGGTGTACTACCCGTATCACCGGCTGCAGGAGGCCGGGTACGAGGTGCACATCGGAGCGCCCGAGAAGCGGAAGCTGCAGTTCGTCGTGCACGACTTCGTCGACGGATTCGACACCTACACCGAGAAGCCCGGGCACACCTGCGACGCGGATGTCGCACTCGCCGACGTCGACCCCGACGACTACGTCGCGGTCGTGGTGCCCGGCGGTCGCGCCCCGGAGTACCTGCGCAACAATGCCGACGCGCAGCGCCTCGTGCGACACTTCTTCGAGAAGAACGCGCCCGTGGCAGCCACCTGCCACGGGCCGCTGCTCCTGGCGGCATCCGGAGTGCTCGAAGGTCGCACCTCGTCGGCATACCCGGAGCTCGCGGTGGATGTCACCACCGCCGGCGGTGTCTTCGAGAACGGCGGTGCGGTCGTCGACGGCAACCTCGTCACCGCGCGGGCATGGCCCGACAACGGCACCTGGATGAAGGCGTTCCTCGAGGTGCTGCAGTCGGCATGA
- a CDS encoding IclR family transcriptional regulator codes for MAIVGTEEAGLIRSADRALQLLDAVGSSPDGLTAGELAERLALSHATIYRLLGTLAERDYLVRTEGARYILGRAVDDLGRAVRTQLVATSEVRGILTGMHSAARAPAYLTVFRGDDIAVAHVADSPQHPRIGQLHVGFTEAAHVTAFGKIMLAERDDAALRRYLERHGAAHVGPRSVTSEAGLRAQLDEVRAQQVAVEVDEYMPHLACIAAPVRSRSGRTVGAVSLSTSTDDFTTRAHELEKIVRRGAWHVSSSMPA; via the coding sequence ATGGCCATCGTCGGCACGGAGGAAGCGGGACTGATCCGCTCGGCCGACCGTGCACTGCAGCTGCTGGATGCCGTCGGATCGTCACCCGACGGGCTGACGGCCGGGGAGCTCGCCGAACGGCTCGCGCTGTCCCACGCGACGATCTACCGGCTGCTGGGCACCCTTGCCGAGCGCGACTACCTGGTGCGCACCGAGGGCGCACGGTATATCCTCGGCCGGGCGGTCGACGATCTCGGGCGGGCGGTGCGCACGCAGCTGGTCGCCACCTCCGAGGTGCGCGGCATCCTCACCGGCATGCACAGCGCCGCTCGCGCGCCGGCATATCTGACGGTCTTCCGCGGCGACGACATCGCCGTGGCTCATGTCGCCGATTCCCCGCAGCATCCGCGCATCGGGCAGCTGCACGTGGGATTCACCGAGGCCGCTCACGTGACCGCGTTCGGCAAGATCATGCTCGCCGAACGCGATGACGCGGCATTGAGACGCTATCTGGAGCGTCACGGTGCGGCGCACGTCGGGCCGCGGTCGGTGACCAGCGAGGCCGGCCTGCGCGCACAGCTCGACGAGGTGCGCGCGCAGCAGGTGGCCGTGGAGGTCGACGAGTACATGCCGCACCTGGCCTGCATCGCCGCACCGGTGCGCTCCCGGTCCGGTCGCACCGTCGGGGCCGTGTCGCTGTCGACGAGCACCGACGACTTCACCACGCGCGCGCATGAGCTCGAGAAGATCGTGCGCCGGGGCGCCTGGCACGTCTCCAGCAGCATGCCGGCGTGA
- a CDS encoding WXG100 family type VII secretion target: MGTGYKMKFGAVDMAGSDLVKGAGNIATKLSEMETALKPLQADWTGEASEAYVQAKAKWNQALTEMKVLLHDIGRQVSQDSADGQANETRNRNRW; the protein is encoded by the coding sequence ATGGGTACTGGCTACAAGATGAAGTTCGGCGCCGTCGACATGGCGGGAAGCGACCTGGTCAAGGGCGCCGGAAACATCGCTACCAAGCTCAGCGAGATGGAGACCGCGCTCAAGCCGCTGCAGGCCGACTGGACCGGTGAGGCTTCGGAAGCCTACGTCCAGGCGAAGGCCAAGTGGAACCAGGCGCTGACCGAGATGAAGGTGCTTCTGCACGACATCGGACGTCAGGTCTCGCAGGACTCGGCCGATGGACAGGCCAACGAGACCCGCAACCGCAACCGCTGGTGA
- a CDS encoding WXG100 family type VII secretion target, with protein MGGEVSAADGALQRGASIVNQSKIDIVTELNTIQNQLSGIGAAWTGSGATAFQQTFQAWQDKSRRITNALDQFEQNLRDSQSTYTATDDTSAHSHTNFMGRLG; from the coding sequence GTGGGCGGAGAAGTCTCTGCAGCGGATGGTGCCCTTCAGCGTGGCGCCAGCATCGTCAATCAGTCGAAGATCGACATCGTGACCGAACTGAACACGATTCAGAACCAGCTGTCCGGAATCGGGGCGGCGTGGACCGGCTCGGGGGCGACGGCTTTCCAGCAGACGTTCCAGGCATGGCAGGACAAGTCGCGTCGTATCACGAACGCCCTCGACCAGTTCGAGCAGAACCTGCGTGATTCGCAGTCGACCTACACGGCGACCGATGACACGTCGGCCCACTCGCACACCAATTTCATGGGCCGTCTCGGCTGA
- the eccCb gene encoding type VII secretion protein EccCb: MVGGARSGKSTLARSVLTGIALTHTPHEVQFYVMDFGGGTFVPFAKMAHVAGVAGRNQPDVLRRMFQEVVGIVNARERYFTANGIDSIETYRRLRAQGKADDGYGDVFLIIDGWPTIRAEFDEMEFEIQSLAGRALTFGVHLVATTTRWMDFRTAIRDAFGSKLELRLGDTSDSEIDRKVAANVPQGRPGRGLAPSKHHMLTALPRVDGSGDPDTLSEGVEDLIDRVNAAWKGPRGPKLRLLPELLELSELQQRAAGTPMEKQVLLGVDEAELAPTAFDVQRNPHLYLFGDSQSGKSSFLRGFAREIMRTRTAKQAQFFVVDYRRALLSEIPEEYLAGYYTTAQQAAEELEGLAGYLRTRLPGTDVTPQQLRDRSWWSGAEVFVLVDDYDLVNTQSGNPVAVLQPLLAQATDVGLHLTLTRRSGGASRATFEPVMQTLRDLAAPGILLSGNPDEGPLIGNVKASQAVPGRAKVITRERGLQIMQLSYSPPSEL, from the coding sequence ATCGTCGGCGGAGCGCGCAGCGGCAAGAGCACACTCGCGCGCAGCGTGCTCACCGGGATCGCGCTGACCCACACGCCGCACGAGGTGCAGTTCTACGTGATGGACTTCGGCGGGGGTACCTTCGTGCCGTTCGCGAAGATGGCGCATGTCGCCGGCGTGGCGGGGCGCAACCAGCCCGATGTGCTGCGCCGGATGTTCCAGGAGGTCGTCGGGATCGTCAACGCCCGGGAGCGGTACTTCACCGCCAACGGAATCGACTCCATCGAGACATACCGGCGGCTGCGGGCACAGGGCAAGGCCGATGACGGGTACGGCGACGTCTTTCTCATCATCGACGGCTGGCCGACCATCCGCGCCGAATTCGATGAGATGGAGTTCGAGATCCAGTCTCTCGCAGGCCGGGCGCTCACCTTCGGAGTGCATCTGGTGGCGACCACCACGCGCTGGATGGACTTCCGCACGGCGATCCGCGATGCCTTCGGCTCCAAGCTGGAGCTGCGACTGGGCGATACCAGCGACTCCGAGATCGACCGCAAGGTGGCCGCCAACGTTCCGCAGGGGCGGCCGGGCCGGGGCCTGGCACCGTCCAAGCACCACATGCTCACGGCGCTGCCGAGAGTGGACGGATCGGGCGATCCCGACACTCTGAGCGAGGGCGTGGAGGATCTGATCGACCGCGTCAACGCCGCCTGGAAGGGACCGCGCGGACCCAAGCTGCGGCTGCTGCCCGAGCTGCTCGAGCTGTCGGAGCTGCAGCAGCGCGCGGCGGGCACGCCGATGGAGAAGCAGGTTCTGCTCGGCGTGGACGAGGCCGAGCTCGCCCCGACGGCCTTCGACGTGCAGCGCAATCCGCACCTGTACCTGTTCGGCGACAGCCAATCGGGCAAGTCCAGCTTCCTGCGCGGGTTCGCGCGGGAGATCATGCGCACCCGGACGGCGAAGCAGGCGCAGTTCTTCGTGGTCGACTACCGACGCGCTCTGCTGTCGGAGATCCCCGAGGAGTACCTGGCGGGGTACTACACCACCGCGCAGCAGGCGGCCGAGGAGCTGGAGGGCCTTGCGGGCTACCTGCGCACCCGGCTGCCGGGCACCGACGTGACTCCCCAGCAGCTGCGCGATCGCTCGTGGTGGTCGGGTGCCGAGGTGTTCGTGCTGGTCGATGACTACGACCTGGTCAACACGCAGTCCGGAAACCCGGTCGCGGTGCTGCAGCCGCTGCTGGCGCAGGCGACGGATGTCGGACTGCATCTCACACTCACCCGCCGATCCGGTGGAGCATCGCGCGCGACCTTCGAGCCCGTGATGCAGACGCTGCGAGACCTCGCCGCGCCCGGCATCCTGCTGTCGGGGAATCCGGATGAGGGACCGCTGATCGGCAACGTCAAGGCGTCGCAGGCGGTGCCCGGTCGTGCCAAGGTCATCACCCGGGAGCGTGGCCTGCAGATCATGCAGCTGAGCTACTCACCGCCGTCCGAGCTGTGA
- the eccCa gene encoding type VII secretion protein EccCa produces the protein MTVARRGVGTVQATPDFLGIASAEAVARRLTGLDDSAQDEEAGGARTISAELTDLLGLPDVRDFDPATAWKPRSARDRLRVPIGLTATGQPMILDIKESAQQGMGPHGMLIGATGSGKSEVLRTLVLSLAMTHSSEALNFVLIDFKGGATFAGMADMPHVSAVITNLGDDLTLVDRMQDAIQGEMTRRQELLRDAGNFANVTDYEAARKGGRSDLKPLPALLIVADEFSELLAAKPDFTELFVAIGRLGRSLQVHLLLSTQRLEEGKLRGLESHLSYRIGLKTFSGADSRAVIGVPDAFTLPGGGGHGILKSDAETLTQFRAAYVSAPPKTRRRRPGATADAVEEERSIRAIEARAFTAAPVIVQEEQPEQEPVAEVAGSEPAEKRVTFDIAVSLMKGQSMPAHQVWLPPLDVPATFDELLGDLAEDPQLGLISQRWRQAGPLTIPLGIVDRPLEQRRDSLVMSLVGAGGTSPSSAERAAARAHSRAACSPGSR, from the coding sequence GTGACGGTCGCCCGTCGCGGCGTCGGGACCGTGCAGGCGACGCCCGACTTCCTGGGCATCGCCTCCGCCGAGGCCGTGGCACGGCGGCTCACCGGGCTGGATGATTCGGCCCAGGACGAGGAGGCGGGCGGTGCGCGCACGATCTCTGCGGAGCTGACCGACCTGCTCGGTCTGCCGGACGTGCGCGATTTCGATCCGGCGACGGCCTGGAAGCCACGATCGGCCCGCGATCGGCTCCGCGTGCCGATCGGCCTGACGGCCACCGGTCAGCCGATGATCCTGGATATCAAGGAATCCGCGCAGCAGGGCATGGGCCCGCACGGCATGCTGATCGGCGCCACCGGATCGGGCAAGTCCGAGGTGCTGCGCACGCTGGTGCTGTCGCTGGCGATGACGCACTCATCCGAAGCGCTGAACTTCGTGCTGATCGACTTCAAGGGCGGTGCGACCTTCGCCGGCATGGCGGACATGCCGCACGTCTCGGCAGTGATCACCAACCTCGGTGACGACCTCACCCTGGTCGACCGCATGCAGGATGCGATCCAGGGCGAGATGACACGACGCCAGGAGCTGCTGCGCGACGCTGGCAACTTCGCCAACGTCACCGACTACGAGGCCGCTCGCAAGGGAGGACGCAGCGATCTGAAGCCGCTTCCCGCGTTGCTGATCGTCGCGGACGAGTTCTCGGAGCTGCTGGCGGCCAAGCCCGACTTCACCGAGCTGTTCGTCGCGATCGGCCGGCTGGGACGCTCCCTGCAGGTGCACCTGCTGCTGTCCACGCAGCGCCTGGAGGAGGGCAAGCTGCGCGGGCTCGAATCGCACCTTTCGTACCGGATCGGCCTGAAGACCTTCTCGGGCGCGGACTCGCGCGCGGTCATCGGCGTCCCCGACGCCTTCACGCTGCCCGGCGGCGGCGGTCACGGCATCCTGAAGTCGGATGCCGAGACCCTCACCCAGTTCCGCGCGGCGTACGTCTCGGCCCCGCCGAAGACGCGTAGGCGGCGTCCCGGCGCAACTGCGGATGCCGTCGAGGAGGAGCGGTCGATCCGCGCGATCGAAGCGCGGGCGTTCACCGCGGCGCCGGTGATCGTGCAGGAGGAGCAGCCGGAGCAGGAGCCGGTCGCCGAGGTCGCGGGTTCCGAGCCCGCGGAGAAGCGCGTGACCTTCGACATCGCCGTCTCGCTGATGAAGGGGCAGAGCATGCCCGCGCACCAGGTGTGGCTGCCGCCGCTGGACGTTCCGGCGACGTTCGACGAGCTGCTCGGCGATCTGGCCGAGGATCCGCAGCTCGGCCTGATCTCGCAGAGGTGGCGCCAGGCGGGTCCACTGACGATCCCGCTCGGCATCGTGGATCGTCCACTCGAGCAGCGCCGCGACAGCCTGGTGATGAGCCTGGTCGGCGCCGGGGGCACCTCGCCATCGTCGGCGGAGCGCGCAGCGGCAAGAGCACACTCGCGCGCAGCGTGCTCACCGGGATCGCGCTGA